A region of Acidisarcina sp. DNA encodes the following proteins:
- the fliF gene encoding flagellar basal-body MS-ring/collar protein FliF: MDENRQLETVRSEKALEERAREWVGSLQERFLRFTPQQRLAFAGVAAVVLATLIGLVWYGTRPDWRTLYAGLDPQDAREMAVQLTAAGIPFDVSTDGATLRVPADHLDKARLQTTAKGGPKSGRMGFELFDKPNWVGSEFDEKVNYQRALEGELEHTINTMDAVQSSRVHLVLPHDSLFSEQQRAAKASVVLKLKRRSLNNDEVDSIRNLVASAVDDLRPDNVVLVDADGHLPLGPRTADAQNEAHEQALTQKLIDTIEPVAGAGNVRASVNVEYDHTSADEVDETYDPNSSATLSMQRTEQNVGPQATVSGVPGTASNAPNTQPPLYPQQSTSPQSMRQESGTYGVSKKVRHTIDGGGKVRRITAAVLINDRMVSAAVRNHPAVWQARNPDEIRHIAELAQAAIGFDLQRGDQVSVQNITFQDNQVAPPGAMERIWQTAGGAQPLLKYGSLLLAFLALLIFVIRPAARSLKRPEIPASLPAPAAEAALEEGGEEMALPPLDPATEKQKQRAQLIYEQVASHLKSEPAQASRLLQGWIHAE, encoded by the coding sequence CGGAGCGAAAAGGCGCTGGAGGAGCGAGCCCGCGAATGGGTGGGATCGCTGCAGGAACGCTTTTTGCGCTTCACCCCCCAGCAGCGGCTTGCGTTCGCTGGAGTCGCCGCAGTGGTGCTGGCCACGCTGATCGGCCTCGTATGGTATGGAACGCGACCCGATTGGCGCACGCTGTATGCCGGGCTGGATCCCCAGGATGCGCGCGAGATGGCGGTGCAATTGACCGCTGCGGGAATTCCTTTTGATGTCTCCACCGATGGAGCGACGCTGCGCGTGCCTGCCGATCACCTGGATAAGGCGCGCCTGCAGACCACGGCGAAGGGCGGTCCCAAGAGCGGCCGCATGGGCTTTGAGCTGTTCGATAAGCCGAACTGGGTGGGCTCGGAGTTCGACGAGAAGGTGAACTATCAGCGTGCACTCGAAGGCGAGCTGGAGCACACCATCAACACCATGGATGCGGTGCAATCCTCGCGTGTTCACCTGGTTCTGCCGCATGACTCGCTGTTCAGCGAGCAGCAGCGCGCTGCCAAGGCATCGGTGGTACTCAAGCTCAAGCGGCGTTCGCTGAACAATGATGAGGTGGACTCGATCCGCAACCTGGTGGCCAGTGCGGTGGACGATCTGCGCCCGGACAACGTGGTGCTGGTGGATGCGGATGGGCATCTGCCGCTGGGTCCACGGACCGCGGACGCGCAGAACGAAGCCCACGAGCAGGCGTTGACGCAGAAGTTGATTGACACGATCGAGCCGGTTGCGGGAGCGGGGAACGTGCGGGCCTCGGTCAATGTCGAGTACGACCATACCTCCGCCGATGAGGTGGATGAGACCTACGACCCCAATAGTTCGGCGACTCTCTCGATGCAGCGGACCGAGCAGAACGTGGGCCCGCAGGCGACCGTTTCCGGCGTTCCTGGAACGGCGAGCAACGCGCCCAATACGCAGCCGCCGCTGTATCCGCAGCAATCCACCAGTCCGCAAAGCATGCGCCAGGAGAGCGGAACCTATGGCGTCTCCAAAAAAGTGCGGCACACGATCGATGGCGGCGGCAAGGTGCGGCGTATTACCGCAGCGGTGCTGATCAACGACCGCATGGTGAGCGCGGCAGTACGAAATCATCCGGCGGTGTGGCAGGCCCGCAACCCGGACGAGATCCGCCACATCGCGGAGCTTGCGCAGGCGGCCATCGGCTTCGATCTGCAGCGGGGCGATCAGGTCTCAGTGCAGAACATTACCTTCCAGGACAACCAGGTGGCTCCTCCGGGGGCAATGGAGCGGATCTGGCAGACCGCGGGCGGGGCTCAGCCGCTGCTGAAATATGGTTCGCTGCTGCTGGCGTTTCTCGCGCTGCTGATCTTCGTGATTCGTCCCGCAGCCCGCAGCCTGAAGCGTCCAGAGATTCCCGCGAGTCTTCCTGCTCCAGCGGCGGAGGCCGCTCTGGAAGAAGGAGGCGAGGAGATGGCGCTGCCTCCGCTGGATCCGGCTACCGAGAAGCAGAAGCAGCGCGCACAACTCATTTATGAGCAGGTCGCCAGTCATTTGAAAAGCGAACCGGCGCAGGCCTCCCGCCTGCTCCAGGGATGGATTCACGCCGAATGA
- a CDS encoding FliH/SctL family protein, whose translation MVSQDGAAATMERDEMGGMLQDVQVQIRRMEYRPFQPVGAEDRVADVVLEAPPSREELDGLRLRVRQLEMELEDVRNAQQSLVAATEEEALTRGREAAAADANQTVIHIGEQMQLALKSFVEERDSYFTRVEHEVVQLALGIATRILHRESQIDPLLLSGAVRVALGQLSESTEACLRVPAAELAMWEEMLRLIPNLPLRPKVKGEEGFGPEECVLETRLGSVDLGVRAQLAEIERGFFDLLDQRPPSRTAENQDPSGLHADRLSE comes from the coding sequence ATGGTTTCGCAGGACGGTGCGGCAGCCACGATGGAGAGAGACGAGATGGGCGGAATGTTGCAGGATGTGCAGGTTCAAATTCGCAGGATGGAGTATCGGCCCTTTCAGCCAGTGGGAGCCGAGGATCGGGTGGCGGACGTCGTTCTCGAAGCGCCGCCCAGCCGCGAAGAGCTCGATGGGCTGCGGCTGCGCGTCCGGCAACTGGAGATGGAGCTCGAAGACGTCCGGAATGCGCAGCAGAGCCTGGTGGCCGCCACGGAAGAGGAGGCTCTGACGCGAGGGCGGGAGGCGGCTGCGGCGGACGCCAACCAGACGGTCATCCACATTGGCGAACAGATGCAGCTCGCACTGAAGAGCTTTGTCGAGGAGCGGGATAGCTACTTTACCCGGGTGGAGCACGAGGTTGTGCAGCTCGCGCTGGGAATTGCTACGCGCATCCTTCACCGTGAGTCGCAGATCGATCCGCTTTTGCTCTCGGGTGCGGTCCGGGTGGCGCTGGGGCAACTCTCGGAGAGTACCGAAGCCTGCCTGCGCGTACCTGCCGCCGAGCTGGCGATGTGGGAGGAGATGCTGCGGCTGATTCCGAATCTTCCACTGCGTCCCAAGGTGAAGGGCGAAGAGGGATTCGGGCCGGAGGAGTGTGTGCTGGAGACGAGGCTTGGGTCGGTGGATCTGGGAGTGCGGGCGCAACTGGCCGAGATTGAGCGCGGCTTCTTCGATCTGCTGGATCAGCGTCCGCCGTCGCGGACGGCGGAGAATCAGGATCCCTCTGGGTTGCACGCAGACCGGCTGAGCGAGTAA
- the fliG gene encoding flagellar motor switch protein FliG, which yields MEKELPATTTATTITSLTTPLPGKPAAPRLSGIRKAAILIVACGDELAKLIYQNLSEADVQLLTEEISDLKNIPAELSMQVVEEFYELIETQQYMMHGGIDYAAKLLTDTFGKQRAEDMLALVKRAQEANHGNLAMLQKVDPGQLGKFLEGEHPQTIALVLAHLDPKRASQVLDNLTEEQKVNAIRRLAQMREFSPEMAQKVALILHRRLESVGDTVRKSYSGFKAVADLLNRLTTESAKKILDHMEDTEPELALNIRKLMFTFEDLVTVPSASIREITSGVDKKQLVLALRGARDDLRAHVFKSMSSRAVEMLKEDMEVLGPVRSREVAAAQQEILNLARKLEAEGKVILKVEQGDDLLV from the coding sequence ATGGAAAAAGAACTGCCGGCAACTACGACGGCGACTACGATAACCAGCCTTACCACTCCCTTGCCGGGGAAGCCCGCTGCGCCCCGGCTAAGCGGGATCCGCAAGGCGGCGATCCTGATTGTGGCCTGTGGAGATGAGCTGGCCAAGCTGATCTACCAGAATCTAAGCGAGGCAGATGTCCAACTGCTGACCGAGGAGATCTCGGATCTGAAGAATATCCCAGCGGAACTCTCCATGCAGGTGGTGGAGGAGTTTTATGAGCTGATCGAAACGCAGCAATACATGATGCATGGGGGCATCGACTACGCCGCGAAGCTGTTGACGGACACCTTTGGGAAGCAGCGGGCCGAGGATATGCTGGCGCTGGTGAAGCGGGCGCAGGAGGCCAACCATGGAAACCTGGCCATGCTGCAGAAGGTGGACCCCGGACAACTCGGCAAGTTTCTCGAGGGCGAGCATCCGCAGACGATTGCACTGGTGCTGGCCCATCTCGATCCTAAGCGTGCTTCTCAGGTGCTGGACAACCTGACCGAGGAGCAGAAGGTCAACGCCATCCGCCGGCTAGCGCAGATGCGCGAGTTCTCACCGGAGATGGCGCAGAAGGTAGCTCTGATCCTGCACCGGCGGCTGGAGTCGGTGGGCGACACAGTTCGGAAATCGTATTCGGGCTTCAAGGCGGTTGCTGATCTGCTCAATCGTCTGACGACAGAATCGGCAAAGAAGATTCTCGATCATATGGAGGATACCGAGCCTGAGCTGGCGTTGAACATTCGCAAGCTGATGTTCACCTTCGAGGATCTGGTGACGGTGCCTTCTGCGAGTATCCGCGAGATCACTTCGGGCGTAGATAAGAAGCAGCTGGTTCTGGCGCTCAGAGGAGCGCGGGATGACCTGCGCGCCCATGTCTTCAAGTCGATGTCGTCGCGGGCCGTGGAGATGCTGAAGGAGGACATGGAGGTTCTGGGGCCGGTGCGCAGCCGGGAGGTTGCTGCCGCGCAGCAGGAGATTCTCAACCTGGCGCGCAAGCTTGAGGCGGAAGGCAAAGTGATCCTGAAGGTAGAACAGGGCGATGACCTGCTGGTTTAG